In the Parashewanella tropica genome, GTGAAGCTTTAGAGCGATAGAGAATAAAAAAGCAGCCTTTGCTGGCTGCTTTTAGATACTGAGAATTAAATAATCTTTTATTCAACCACTTCCGCGTTGTGATAAACGTTCTGAACATCATCACAATCTTCAAGCGCAGCAACCAATTTATCGAATTGTTCAATTTGCTCAGCATCGCTGATTTCAGTCATGGTTTGAGGTACCCAAGAGATGTTTTCTACTTTAAATTCAATGTCACCCAAAGTATCAATCAGTGCTGTACGAGTTTTGTTGTATTCAGTGTGCGGGGCATAAACGCTAGTTAAGCCGTCTTCTACTTCTACATCTGTCACATCCACATCTGCCATCATTAGAGCTTCTAAGATAGCTTCATCATCATCGCCTTCAAATACAAATACGGCAGAGTGATCAAACATATGTGCTACAGTACCTGGGCCGCCTAATTTTGCATCGTTTTTAACGAAAGCTTGGCGAACTTCAGTATAAGTACGCTTAACGTTATCAGTAAGGCAGTCTACGATTAGCATACAGTTATTCGGACCAAAACCTTCGTAACGTGCGCCTTCGTAATCTTCACCGCCGCCACCTTTGGCTTTATCTATCGCTTTTTCGATAACGTGAGCAGGAACTTGGTCTTTTTTGGCTCTAGTGATTAGGTGTTTTAGCGCGATGTTTCCGTCAGGCTCAACACCACCATTTTTGGCACATATATAAATTTCTTTACCGTAACGTGAGTATAAGCGAGTTTTCATGCCTGCTGTTTTGGCCATAGACTCTTTGCGGTTTTGGAAAGCTCTTCCCATCTTAGTCTCTGTATCTCAAATCAAAAGTTCATCAATTCTAACAGGTTCAATTTTTATTTGTAGGTGTATAGTTGAGAGCCAACCAATTTGAACTATAACTAAAGAGTTAGCTTTATTTGACCTTAGAGGAATTTATGGATCAAAGTAACATCATTCCTAAAACGGCAACGGTTACAGTCACTTATATTGATACTCGTTCCGGTGATAAAGTATATAAATTGGTGATGCATGAGATGCCTGTCAGTGATAAAGGCAGGGTTATTTTCCCTGATGATTTTAGAGAAAATAAACACATCCTTTCAGTTTTTAATGGTGCCTGTGATTTTTTAAATGGCGCAGGAGAAAGAGAGCCATTTGCTTATGTTTCCAATTTTTAAGCTCTGATTTTGTGTTAAGTGCGTCACATATTTGATTGTTTTTGATTTAAAACAAACGATGAGTTTAATTCTGAACAAAGAAACTGTAATTGCTTGTAATTAGCCCAATACTTTTTGATAATGCAAGCAAAACATAAGCACTACAAAATTTTAACCTACTAGATTGGCTTAATTCCTTATCATGGATTTGAACAACAACTTCCCCAAAACAAAAACTGTCACCGTATTATATTTTGAAGCTCCTGCCGGTGCTGTTTTGTATTCATCCGTATTACACGAATTACCATACAGCGAAAACAGCCGTATCGTATTGCCTAATACATTTCGAAAAGGTAAAAATATCATTGCTGTGATGGAAGGCAATTGCCGTTTACTAAATGGGATGGGTGAGCGTATTTCGGTTGTTGAGGCAGTTAATGAATAAATAAAATTGCTCATTCAGTTTACCGTCAGCTTGATTTGTTAGCCTAGTAGCTCATTGATTTACATAGGGTTGTATTTATGGCTAAAGTCGGCTCAGCTCTTGTTTTTGTTCAAGTATATAAATCGGGACAAATTGCAGATCTATCTTCAAAAGATTTAGAGTCACTTAAGGGGTTTGTGGCTAAAGCTAAGCTCAAAGGCGGACATAGTGATACCAAGTTTTTTGAAGCTAGAGTGCGTAATGATCATAGTGGTAAAACGGATATCCATAAATTCAAAGTCACAATTAAATCAGGTGGAAGTTATACTGTGACTGAGAATAATGGACGAACATCTGATAAAAGTACCTCTTTAAGTAAATATTTTTCTACCATATTGAATGGTAAATGATGAGACACTAACAATTTTCGACTTCACTTTCTCTAAGTTTCGATAACTTATAATAGGCTGCTTCATAAACTGAGCCTTTAGTAAAGCCATTATTGTTCGGCTCTCCAGCGCCTTTTCCTGTTAGTAGTTTTATGGCTTGGCTTACATGGCTGATTGCCCAGATATGAAATTGTTTTCGTTTGACGGCTTCAACAATATCGGCTCTAAGCATTAGGTTATCCACATTGCTTTGCGGGATGATCACCCCTTGTTGTTCGCTGAATCCTTTGGTCATACAAACATCAAAGAAGCCTTCGATTTTTTCATTAACCCCACCGATTGGCTGAGCGACTCCAAATTGATCCATTGAGCCTGTAATAGCAATATCTTGCCTTAGTGGAACCTCACTAATGGCAGATAACACTGCACAATATTCGGCAAGTGAAGCACTGTCACCGTCAACGCCTGCATAAGACTGTTCAAAGGTAAGGTAAGTGGTTAAGGGGATTTCTGCGCTTTTACCGAGTATTGAGGCTAAGTAAGATGTTAAAATTAATACGCCTTTCGTATGAATTTGCCCGCCCAGTTTGACTTTATGCTCAACATCTAACACTTCACCTTCACCATAAGCTGTATTAGCAGTAATACGACTCGGTAATCCAAAACGATGCTCGCCTGTTGATATAACGGTAAGGGCATTAATTTGCCCTATGGCTGCTCCAGAGACTTGTAATAAAGTCCGCCCAGACTCGACATCTTCTTTCATCATGTCTTGAAGTTTGGAAACTCTATGCTCTTGGTTGTCTAAGGCTTGTTTCACATGTTCAGCACTGATTTTTTTAGCATTTAAGTTTTTGGCTACAAAATTAGTTTCACGCAGTAAATTGGCAATGTCTGCAGAGTATAAAGACAATTTGTTTTGGTCATCAGCTCGACGAGAGCTGTATTCAATAACGCGCTCAATGGCTGATTTATCACAATGAAGCATGCCATTATCATGGATGATAGAGGCTATGAACCTAGCGTATTGTTGCTCGCTGGTTTCAGTTCTCGGCATACTAGTTTCAAAATCAGCTGTGACTCGAAATAGCTCTTTAAAATCTGGGTCGTAGTGTTGCAGCAGGCTATAAGTTTGATGGTCACCAAACATGATGATTTTTACATCAAGGGGAATCGCTTCGGGCTCGATGGAAATGGTGCCGGATAGTGTGACTTCACGCTCCAATGAGCTTAAATCCAATTTTCGTGCTCGTAGTGCTCGCTTTAAGCCATCCCAAACATAAGGGCGTTCTAGGACTTTCATCGCGTCGATCATCAAAACACCACCATTGGCTTTATGAAGACTGCCAGCCCTGATCAATGAAAAATCGGTAAATACCGTACCCTTAAAGGTGGCATTTTCAACATAGCCGAATAAGCTGTGATAGCTTGGGCTTTCTTCGACTTTTATGGGAAAGTGTTCGCTTTGTTGTTGAACAAGAACATTAACTTGATAGCGACGCGGCATCTTTTTTTCAAGGGTAGCGTAAGCGAGCCCAAGTTGGTCTTCACTTTGCTCAATAAACAAATCAACGTTAGTGACCATGTCTTTTTGCATTGCAACAAGATGTTGACTGACCTCTTCATTAGATTTGTATTTATCAAATAAAGGTTGGATAAAGTGGCAAATAACTTCTAACGCCGTTTGCTCATTATGTTCTTGCTGTTTATCGCTGAATTCTTCTTCCCATTTGGTAAAGGTTCGAACGGCTCGCCTGAGCTTAGTTTCAAGCTCTCTGATGCTTTTTTCAATCGCTTCTTTTTTCTTTTTTGACAGTTTTTCAAAACTCTCTTCGGTATGAGGCTCTTTACCGTTTAGTGCCATAAGCTGGTAATCACCTTGCGGAGTAACGACTAATTGAATGTTTTGTTTTTCAGCTTCTTTGGTGATTTTGGATAGCTCTTCATCTTGCTGATCAGCCAGTTGTTTTTTAAGTTGATCTGATCGCTTGAAGTACATCTCATTTTCAAAGGAAAGGGGAAGGGCTTTGACTAGACGTAATACTAACTTTTCTATGTCCTCTTTAAATTCATTGGCGAGTCCGATATCGAGCTTAAGTACTTTAGGGCTACGAGGTTCATCGAAATTACTGACGTAGCACCAATCAAATAACTCTCTATGAGACTTCAACTGATTTAGGTAACGCAACATCATGGTTCGCTTACCTAAGCCATTCTGACCGATAGCAAAAATGTTGTAGCCTTTCTCTTCCATGCCCATCGCGAATTCAACAGCTTGTTGAGCGCGCTCTTGTCCAACAATTTCATTGATAGGGACTAATTTTGCCGTGGTTTGGTTTTTAGTTTTTAGAGATTTGAGCTTGCATGAGCGATAAACGTGAGTAGCAGAAAGTTTTTTTACAGGAGCATAAAAAGAAGAATGCAGCGCGTCAGTTTGAGTCATAATCCGTCCTGATGTTTAAGGCGTTTTTCTTTGAATAGTGGTACAGCTTAAACCTGAGCTCAAAGTATGAGAAAGAATTTTATAAGGTAATCATTACTATCTTAGTATAAATCTACCGAATATGAACAGTATGATTTTCATCACAAAACTGAAGCAAATTCAAGGAGTCTTGCTATAACTTAAGTAAAGGGCTTGTTCCTTAATTATAAAAAGCTAATCACAAGGAGTGTGTTATGCAAGAATATTTTATTTGGATAATTTCAGCCACTTACGTAGGTGTTTTTTTAGCCATGGTATTGACCACTTATATTGATAAGCAATATCAGAGTAAGCACAACTCTCAATAGTGCTCTTTAAATATAAAAAGCAGCTAAGTACATTATTACCTAGCTGCTTTTTGTTTTTAAAATAGGGTTAAACGCCTTTACGTACAGCCTTTACAGCTCGCTCTACCATTTCTGGTGCTGCGCCTAAGTAATTATTCGGATCTAAAACTTTATCTAAATCTTTACCAATCTCTTTTTTAAGCTCAGGGTTTGCGAGAATGATTTCACGTAAGGTTTGACCTGGCTTCGCCTTTTTAATCGCAGTTTTTACGGCTTTATAAGCTTTATTGCGACCAATTTTAACGGCGAGATATTGCATAACCGACTCAGACATTGAGTAACCTTCAGATAAATCAAGGTTACGTCTCATACGCTCAGGGAAAACTTCAAGCTTGGCAAACATACGTTCAGCACGGTTTAGCGACGCAGAGGTGATCAAGAACATTTCAGGAATTAAAGACCATTCAACAATCCAAGGTGAACCTGTACGAGTATCGGCGTGAGCTGTGATTTCAAGTACACCAGACATACGAAGGCGAGCCATTTGCGCTAAACCGCCCATAAACTCAGAGGCACGAGGGTTTTTCTTTTGTGGCATTGTGCTACTTGCGCCGCCTTCACCTTCTTTCACTTCACCTACTTCAAGGCGAGACCAGTTATTGATGTCAGTGGCTAGGCGACCAAGGGTACCGTGGATTAAGCCTGTAACTGCGACTGCTTCAGCAAGGTGATCACGGCTTGCGTTCCATGCCATCAAAGGTGTGTTCAAACCCAGTTGTTTCATCACCTCAGCTTGTACTTTTAACCCTTTCGGTCCTGTTGCAGCAAGCGTTCCTACCGCACCCGTTGATTGACCTATGGTGACACGTGGCATCAAGTCAGCAATACGTTTACGGTGGTTATGTAATTCGACCATATACGTCGCAATACGGAAGCCAAACGTCGTTGGCGTGGCTTGCTGACCATTGGTTCGAGCCACCATTAATGTACGTTTGTGTTTTTCAGCCAAATCAGCCGTTAGCGCGATAACATCCTCAAGTTGCTTGTCGATTAACTCTAAGGCTTGCTTTACTTGAAGTACGGTGGCGGTATCCATTACATCTTGAGTAGTACTGCCCCAATGCAAATAGTTGCTGACTTCTTTGCCGCCAGCCTTACGAATGATTTTGGTCAGGGTTGAAATCGAACGACCCGTTTTATTGGTGCCTTTGCGAAGGAAGTCTAAATCAATGTTTTTCCACTGTGCCGCTTCGGCAATCGCTTCTGCATTTTTCTTTGGAATGACGCCATATTTAGCTTGAGCGTTGGCAAGCGTGCGCTCGTATAACAACCAGTTTTTAATTAAGTTCTCATCTGAAAATACTTGGCGCATTTCTTTGGTGCCAAACAAGTCGCGATAAATGACAGAGTCAAAAACAGACACATTAGGTGCGTAAGGCTCAGCCATAGTCTCTGCGTGAGTGGTGGTACTGTTACCAGCAAACAAACTGGCGGTTAAACATAGAGAAAGAATTGTTTTTTTCATAATTGCTTCCTTTGCTACAAGTTAATTGCGAGATGTCAAAGTCGCCCTTACTTATTGTTTAGTTGTACCGTAAGGGCGGGGTTTTTGTGTTATAGCCAGATGAAATGAACCATCAGTAATAGCAACAACACGCACAGAATATTGAGAACGAATCCTTTTTTAACCATTTGAGGTATAGGCACATGCCCAGTGGCATAGACAATGGCGTTTGGAGGTGTGGCAACTGGCAGCATAAATGCACATGACGCAGCAACACCGATAGTCGCAGCCATAAAGATGGCAGGTACGCCAAGTGCCTCAGCTACAGGTACGAAGATGGGAACAAGAATTGCTGCGCTAGCGGTATTACTGGATAGTTCCGTTAAGAACACCACGAAAATAGCAATTGATCCTATTACAATCCAGCTAGAGGTATCGTACAAAGAGTTACTGATCGCGGTTGCGATAAAGTCACTTACACCGGTAAGCTTTAATATTGCCGATAACGCCAGACCACCACCGAATAATAGTAATACACCCCATTCGACTTCTTTTTCGATGTCTTTCCACTCAACAAGGCGAGTGACGCCAATCATGGCGATAGCAAATAGAGCTACGACAACATCAAAGCTAGCTATGCCGCCAAGTGATTTTGATATTGGCTTTGAAAAGCTCCACAGCAGAATAGTGATAAAGAAAATGGAGATAGTCAGAATACGTTCTTTGGTGAACACGAATTCTTTTTGTTGGAACTCGAAGGTGTGATTCAGATCGGGACGGATGCTAAACCAGAGCACAGTCAGAATGGTTGGAAACATGATCAACATTGCTGGAATGCCATATTTCAACCAACCAGTAAAATCCAAGTTCATTTCAAGAGCGACAATGGCATTAGGCGGACTGCCGACGAGAGTTCCAATGCCACCAATACTGGCTGAATAAGCAAGACCTAATAAGGTGAACAGATATACTTTGGCCGATGGCTTTTCAGCACTTTGTTTGATCAAACCTAAAGCTAATGGAGTCATTACTGCAACCGTTGCGGTATTCGACATCCACATCGACATAAACGCAGTTAAACCAAATAACAGCAGCACTGCATTGAGCAGTTTTCCTTTTGCAAGATGCACCACTTTATCAGCAAGTACGACGTCTAAGCCTTGCTTTTTAAGTGCGGCTGCTAGAGTGAAGCCTGCTAAAAACAGGAAGATGATAGGAGTTGCGAAACTTGATAGTGC is a window encoding:
- a CDS encoding Lon protease family protein, with protein sequence MTQTDALHSSFYAPVKKLSATHVYRSCKLKSLKTKNQTTAKLVPINEIVGQERAQQAVEFAMGMEEKGYNIFAIGQNGLGKRTMMLRYLNQLKSHRELFDWCYVSNFDEPRSPKVLKLDIGLANEFKEDIEKLVLRLVKALPLSFENEMYFKRSDQLKKQLADQQDEELSKITKEAEKQNIQLVVTPQGDYQLMALNGKEPHTEESFEKLSKKKKEAIEKSIRELETKLRRAVRTFTKWEEEFSDKQQEHNEQTALEVICHFIQPLFDKYKSNEEVSQHLVAMQKDMVTNVDLFIEQSEDQLGLAYATLEKKMPRRYQVNVLVQQQSEHFPIKVEESPSYHSLFGYVENATFKGTVFTDFSLIRAGSLHKANGGVLMIDAMKVLERPYVWDGLKRALRARKLDLSSLEREVTLSGTISIEPEAIPLDVKIIMFGDHQTYSLLQHYDPDFKELFRVTADFETSMPRTETSEQQYARFIASIIHDNGMLHCDKSAIERVIEYSSRRADDQNKLSLYSADIANLLRETNFVAKNLNAKKISAEHVKQALDNQEHRVSKLQDMMKEDVESGRTLLQVSGAAIGQINALTVISTGEHRFGLPSRITANTAYGEGEVLDVEHKVKLGGQIHTKGVLILTSYLASILGKSAEIPLTTYLTFEQSYAGVDGDSASLAEYCAVLSAISEVPLRQDIAITGSMDQFGVAQPIGGVNEKIEGFFDVCMTKGFSEQQGVIIPQSNVDNLMLRADIVEAVKRKQFHIWAISHVSQAIKLLTGKGAGEPNNNGFTKGSVYEAAYYKLSKLRESEVENC
- a CDS encoding YebC/PmpR family DNA-binding transcriptional regulator: MGRAFQNRKESMAKTAGMKTRLYSRYGKEIYICAKNGGVEPDGNIALKHLITRAKKDQVPAHVIEKAIDKAKGGGGEDYEGARYEGFGPNNCMLIVDCLTDNVKRTYTEVRQAFVKNDAKLGGPGTVAHMFDHSAVFVFEGDDDEAILEALMMADVDVTDVEVEDGLTSVYAPHTEYNKTRTALIDTLGDIEFKVENISWVPQTMTEISDAEQIEQFDKLVAALEDCDDVQNVYHNAEVVE
- a CDS encoding TIGR02922 family protein; translated protein: MDLNNNFPKTKTVTVLYFEAPAGAVLYSSVLHELPYSENSRIVLPNTFRKGKNIIAVMEGNCRLLNGMGERISVVEAVNE
- a CDS encoding class-II fumarase/aspartase family protein: MKKTILSLCLTASLFAGNSTTTHAETMAEPYAPNVSVFDSVIYRDLFGTKEMRQVFSDENLIKNWLLYERTLANAQAKYGVIPKKNAEAIAEAAQWKNIDLDFLRKGTNKTGRSISTLTKIIRKAGGKEVSNYLHWGSTTQDVMDTATVLQVKQALELIDKQLEDVIALTADLAEKHKRTLMVARTNGQQATPTTFGFRIATYMVELHNHRKRIADLMPRVTIGQSTGAVGTLAATGPKGLKVQAEVMKQLGLNTPLMAWNASRDHLAEAVAVTGLIHGTLGRLATDINNWSRLEVGEVKEGEGGASSTMPQKKNPRASEFMGGLAQMARLRMSGVLEITAHADTRTGSPWIVEWSLIPEMFLITSASLNRAERMFAKLEVFPERMRRNLDLSEGYSMSESVMQYLAVKIGRNKAYKAVKTAIKKAKPGQTLREIILANPELKKEIGKDLDKVLDPNNYLGAAPEMVERAVKAVRKGV
- a CDS encoding DUF2375 family protein, whose protein sequence is MDQSNIIPKTATVTVTYIDTRSGDKVYKLVMHEMPVSDKGRVIFPDDFRENKHILSVFNGACDFLNGAGEREPFAYVSNF
- a CDS encoding SLC13 family permease translates to MSKNHIIVLNVIGYILMLNTLPFDPMLVKGLSLFIFIAILWLTEAVPLSVTALLVPLCATVTGILPLKQALSSFATPIIFLFLAGFTLAAALKKQGLDVVLADKVVHLAKGKLLNAVLLLFGLTAFMSMWMSNTATVAVMTPLALGLIKQSAEKPSAKVYLFTLLGLAYSASIGGIGTLVGSPPNAIVALEMNLDFTGWLKYGIPAMLIMFPTILTVLWFSIRPDLNHTFEFQQKEFVFTKERILTISIFFITILLWSFSKPISKSLGGIASFDVVVALFAIAMIGVTRLVEWKDIEKEVEWGVLLLFGGGLALSAILKLTGVSDFIATAISNSLYDTSSWIVIGSIAIFVVFLTELSSNTASAAILVPIFVPVAEALGVPAIFMAATIGVAASCAFMLPVATPPNAIVYATGHVPIPQMVKKGFVLNILCVLLLLLMVHFIWL